The following coding sequences are from one Cenarchaeum symbiosum A window:
- a CDS encoding hypothetical protein (COG3391) encodes MALCGGRADECGFTRAVREGGSMRLSGARPQVVPMMPSAGIRIAVITAALFVTVGFAVEQAHAQQLVAATLDDNILEIFFDGPVNASNVNSRLITFTDGISVATGTVLRNNDLDKSLTGNKLRYALNDVRLNLITGYGDPRLRVDVNALGPGLPDVAYGLPGPDYAYPHILDRGSFTATEGSPQGLAVSPDGSLIFVTGSQRDEVLRYVLSAPYNLDSPVLDGSYNVQSEEGEPRGVAFSDDGTRMFVTGDSDSVYQYSLGTPFAFDGAVSLEASYDASSQDNQMSGIDFSLGGSRMYLVGDGGNNVYHYNLENPYNIAAGVAHVGTFDVTDADAGPRGVVVSADGRTMLVLGQSSDRVHRYDMDEPYNVTTSFYAGSMDVSDQGSNLRGLAASADGRRIFVSNTDGAGSIHRYDLGSPYDAAIEGVGAGPNLDVSVQESNPSGVAFSADGTRMFVTGSGARNADIHEYSLDGPYDVSSATFVQSAPAFVLRNGSEGFELLPLRIMRDTGTLISEDSAQDVDFSANGRKMYVVGIRSGFLYQYALDSAYAINTARLEEAYNVSQLHGDSFTVRGERSPTSIVFNPAGTVMLVTGRDSNDVHEYFLDEPFNLDGRTENNRNLRINNVADVPTGLAYSSDGNRLFISTVAGLVIRYDLPNPYSLSGAKYVDSRNILDDDRSMQDVAFTADGRKMFAVGRISDQIFTYNLTAPFDIAASGQDLRLRFSGDNLVADVSFGDAGRELFVLEAESETVLRYSLGIPYDMVTAVQQDSSPALGDASLRALEFSPNGTLMFAAGWVNLRIDAYNMSTPFDVSAIQPTGDSFDPDDAANKPPDDVNRPTALRFSSDGTMLFVLDQTVRKLFQYDLESPYSIDGTPRFVRSLDVVSQLTAPQGFAFSADGTWLHITGASNDRIARYALGTAYDLSTASHVGSQSIADLEDSPSGIAFNGDGTRMFVSGSNSELADSEDNVYAFALSPSVPITPPPSLITTRLLSGVLDGTELTLEFDNPVDATSVVPGRIHVRDGHGMTVGGVTPGSFSVSGMTVSSTLSADDAAEISRYADPVVQFEGSALSGASGDSFPAFDVESLHPIINRFAVSGDPRIGVAGSFRVNTESNNPEGLDFNPDGTIMFVLDTNGERLLAYNLSVPYEASTAVLNATADIEAGGLSPRGLHVSTDGTRFYTVAFDNLVRLFEMSIPFDITSAVNSSTTLNVSRANTAGRINGVELSPDGTHLFTVGEFDDRVHRFDMSTANDISTAVYHSQFNLGQRVPSAEDVTFSPDGLTMLLSDTASDTVVKYTLDEPYGIAGAVYAESIYIGDRASTLGALSFTPDGLRMTVADIRGVRIIQYDLPGPYELSWPGQPVTGGLVVIPRDNLPGGATFVPDGETLLYVGATNDELYACRLGIPYDVSTLFCDDGGEIPGMVNRPTGVVFADDGLSVFISSKVGSGSNDPDGAIYQFGLMHAFARESAFNHNLEFTGETTLDVSGTANNTEGLALSGDGNTLFVLGNVGVASSNISYGIQTYNLPTSFELAGAVQGESVELGLVEPTGLAFTSDGMRLYIVDKGTGLLWWYDLSLPYSILGISASGYLDVGSVDTAIEDVILHSRDSAVYLLGSGRDAVYGYGLGIDGLASYALITPDRPELGIESAVYDSGTGALRVVFTDDIEGGSLDPAGLRMTNGTEDDVLLSRADGPVLDGRTASFELGTERNFTEPSLGFDTLAVHGTDGGVFPSQFAFPEEPLEYAGEFVPPVGDGVSGVAFSTDGSKMFASLEVIPSHVIAQYPLTEPFNSSNASTASSRPVGGSASGAEQSETGEPSGVAFSPGGAEMFVSSHETGTVARYHLVSEFEIDGAVYLSNLDTTSQDPNPTGLAVSADGGTLFISGNETDSIYSYELSLLDVEGARHRGTLDVSGNTTDPTGVSLSGDGLELFLTAGETGEIHRYTLALPYSLDGAVYDGSFDTFEDEPQDITFSPDGLDLYVAGPGGIHRYLADTAVLNVTEIPIVEAPEKTELFPVDAPNISDASPPGDDLIKIDMTDVFRFEFNDDDPRVVISTPGVHRINVVDASSVNENIARTLNMGTPVSGPDYDITVGDTPFVNDTRIVDDMAPKRITFIETPAVSDDDPVLRINGTLVMMEVDVGGAGSNTVVATLNSIERTLTVVFDREMDVESVDPPRITVVDTDDPSKRVTLQSLVTLDDSETLTFSLSDDDLITLDGSDNLEVRFDLGALRDTAGGPFPEFGLPEPAYGRVLHLGSQDSEPTGLAFSNDGMRLFVSGKQGDSVYQYSLGDLFNITSATFDYSRAVLTAPEDLAFSRDGSLMLVLGTAGGESLVYGYSLERPFDISEISLADEMNVTGNGRSTGMTFSDDGTDMLLVRGGGFGTSLHYVLSDPFNVSSATLADPAEQFLGDGISEARGIALSRTR; translated from the coding sequence ATGGCCCTCTGCGGGGGCAGAGCAGATGAGTGCGGTTTTACGCGGGCCGTCCGCGAGGGTGGATCCATGCGGCTTTCAGGTGCCCGCCCGCAGGTGGTCCCTATGATGCCCTCCGCCGGAATCCGTATTGCGGTGATAACCGCAGCGCTATTCGTCACTGTGGGATTTGCCGTGGAGCAGGCTCATGCCCAGCAGCTAGTCGCGGCTACCCTTGATGACAACATACTGGAGATATTCTTTGACGGGCCTGTAAACGCATCCAATGTAAACAGCAGGCTGATTACATTTACCGACGGGATATCGGTAGCCACGGGCACTGTCCTGAGGAATAACGATCTTGACAAGAGTCTCACCGGGAACAAGCTGCGCTATGCGCTAAACGACGTCAGGTTGAACCTCATAACCGGGTACGGGGATCCCAGATTGCGGGTTGACGTTAACGCGCTTGGGCCCGGCCTGCCGGATGTGGCATACGGGCTACCCGGCCCGGACTATGCATATCCGCACATTTTGGACAGGGGATCGTTTACTGCCACCGAGGGATCTCCGCAGGGGCTCGCAGTCTCGCCTGACGGCAGCCTGATATTTGTAACCGGATCCCAGAGAGATGAGGTCCTCCGGTATGTGCTGAGCGCGCCCTACAATCTGGACTCGCCGGTGCTGGACGGATCATACAATGTACAATCCGAGGAGGGCGAACCCCGCGGAGTTGCATTCTCTGATGACGGCACGAGGATGTTTGTTACCGGAGACTCGGATTCTGTATACCAGTATTCCTTGGGCACGCCGTTTGCATTTGATGGAGCAGTATCGTTAGAGGCCAGCTATGATGCCAGCAGCCAGGACAACCAGATGTCGGGCATTGATTTCTCATTAGGGGGCAGCAGGATGTACCTTGTGGGGGACGGCGGCAATAATGTATACCATTACAATCTTGAGAATCCGTATAATATAGCCGCGGGTGTAGCGCATGTCGGGACCTTTGATGTGACGGATGCGGACGCGGGGCCCCGCGGTGTGGTAGTCTCGGCGGACGGCCGTACAATGCTGGTGCTGGGGCAGTCGAGCGACAGAGTGCACAGGTACGACATGGACGAGCCGTACAATGTAACCACCTCATTCTACGCGGGATCCATGGATGTAAGTGATCAGGGAAGCAACCTCAGGGGACTTGCAGCATCGGCAGACGGGAGGCGAATTTTTGTATCCAACACTGATGGAGCAGGCTCCATCCACCGGTACGACCTTGGCTCGCCGTACGATGCGGCCATCGAGGGCGTGGGGGCGGGCCCCAACCTGGATGTGTCGGTCCAAGAGAGCAACCCCTCCGGAGTGGCGTTCTCCGCCGACGGCACGCGCATGTTCGTAACCGGGTCCGGCGCCAGGAATGCAGACATACACGAGTACTCCCTGGACGGCCCGTACGATGTATCATCGGCTACATTTGTGCAAAGTGCGCCCGCCTTTGTGCTCAGAAACGGGAGCGAGGGTTTTGAATTACTGCCACTGCGCATAATGAGAGATACGGGCACTCTGATAAGTGAAGATTCTGCCCAGGATGTGGACTTTTCAGCGAACGGCAGGAAGATGTATGTCGTCGGCATTCGAAGCGGGTTTCTATACCAGTATGCACTAGACTCCGCCTATGCGATAAACACGGCGCGGCTGGAGGAAGCATACAACGTATCCCAGCTCCACGGCGACAGCTTCACGGTTCGCGGGGAGCGGTCCCCGACGAGCATAGTGTTCAACCCGGCCGGGACCGTAATGCTGGTCACCGGGCGCGACTCAAACGACGTACACGAGTATTTTCTGGACGAACCGTTTAACCTGGACGGGAGGACCGAGAATAATAGGAACCTCCGCATAAACAACGTGGCTGATGTCCCGACGGGCCTCGCATATTCGTCTGACGGGAACAGGCTCTTTATCTCGACTGTCGCAGGGCTGGTCATCAGGTACGACCTTCCAAACCCCTACAGCCTGAGTGGTGCAAAATACGTGGACTCGCGGAATATACTGGATGACGACAGGAGCATGCAGGACGTGGCATTTACCGCCGACGGCAGGAAGATGTTCGCCGTCGGGAGGATAAGCGACCAGATATTCACGTACAATCTGACCGCCCCGTTTGATATAGCCGCATCCGGACAGGACCTGCGGCTGCGCTTTTCTGGCGACAACCTTGTCGCCGATGTATCCTTTGGCGACGCGGGCAGGGAGCTCTTCGTGCTAGAGGCCGAGAGCGAGACCGTACTACGGTACAGCCTGGGAATTCCGTACGACATGGTCACGGCCGTGCAGCAGGACAGCTCCCCCGCCCTGGGCGATGCCTCGCTGCGCGCCCTGGAGTTCTCGCCCAACGGTACGTTGATGTTCGCAGCCGGATGGGTCAACCTCCGCATAGACGCATACAACATGAGCACCCCGTTTGACGTATCCGCGATACAGCCTACCGGGGACAGCTTTGATCCAGATGATGCGGCAAACAAGCCCCCTGATGATGTAAACCGCCCCACCGCGCTGAGGTTCTCGTCAGACGGGACGATGTTATTCGTGCTGGACCAGACCGTCAGAAAGCTGTTCCAGTATGATCTTGAAAGCCCGTACTCTATAGACGGTACGCCGCGGTTTGTAAGATCACTTGATGTGGTCAGTCAGCTGACCGCCCCACAGGGGTTTGCATTCTCTGCCGACGGCACATGGCTGCATATCACAGGTGCCAGTAACGACCGCATAGCCCGGTATGCATTGGGCACCGCGTACGACCTTTCAACGGCAAGCCATGTTGGATCGCAAAGCATAGCGGATTTGGAAGATTCCCCATCCGGAATTGCATTCAACGGTGACGGCACAAGGATGTTTGTTTCCGGCAGCAACAGTGAGCTTGCCGACAGCGAGGACAACGTATACGCGTTTGCCCTGTCGCCTTCCGTCCCGATCACCCCTCCCCCTTCTTTGATCACGACGCGCCTGCTCTCGGGTGTCCTCGACGGCACGGAGCTTACCTTGGAGTTTGACAATCCGGTGGATGCCACAAGTGTTGTGCCCGGCAGGATACACGTCCGAGACGGCCATGGGATGACAGTCGGGGGCGTCACACCGGGAAGCTTTTCAGTCTCAGGGATGACCGTCTCGTCAACGCTGTCTGCCGATGATGCTGCCGAGATATCCCGATATGCAGACCCGGTGGTGCAGTTTGAGGGCTCCGCCCTGTCCGGCGCGTCCGGGGACTCGTTCCCCGCTTTTGACGTGGAGAGCCTGCACCCTATAATCAACAGGTTTGCAGTATCGGGCGACCCGCGAATCGGGGTTGCGGGCTCGTTCCGCGTGAACACTGAATCTAACAATCCCGAGGGGCTTGACTTTAACCCCGACGGGACCATCATGTTTGTGCTCGATACCAACGGGGAGAGGCTGCTGGCATACAACCTGTCCGTCCCGTACGAGGCGAGCACGGCCGTACTTAATGCAACAGCAGACATAGAAGCGGGCGGGCTCTCGCCCCGCGGGCTCCACGTCAGTACAGACGGCACCAGGTTCTATACGGTGGCATTCGACAACCTGGTCCGGCTGTTTGAGATGTCTATTCCGTTTGATATAACCAGTGCTGTCAACTCGAGCACAACGCTCAATGTAAGCCGGGCCAACACCGCCGGGCGGATCAACGGGGTGGAGCTCTCCCCGGATGGCACGCACTTGTTCACGGTGGGCGAGTTTGACGACCGGGTGCACCGGTTTGACATGTCAACTGCAAACGACATAAGCACCGCTGTATACCACTCACAGTTTAATCTCGGGCAGCGCGTGCCGTCAGCCGAGGACGTGACGTTCTCTCCTGACGGCCTGACCATGCTGTTAAGCGATACTGCCAGTGATACTGTGGTAAAGTACACCCTAGATGAGCCATATGGGATAGCCGGCGCCGTTTATGCGGAATCTATATACATCGGCGACAGGGCCAGCACCTTGGGAGCCCTGTCGTTTACCCCCGACGGCCTCAGGATGACGGTGGCAGATATACGTGGCGTTAGAATAATCCAGTACGACCTGCCGGGCCCGTACGAGCTGTCGTGGCCCGGGCAGCCCGTTACAGGGGGGCTGGTCGTGATCCCGAGGGATAACCTTCCAGGGGGCGCCACGTTTGTGCCGGACGGGGAGACGCTGCTATACGTAGGTGCCACAAATGACGAGCTGTACGCCTGCAGGCTGGGAATCCCGTATGATGTCAGTACGCTCTTCTGCGATGATGGAGGGGAGATTCCCGGCATGGTGAACCGTCCAACCGGCGTGGTCTTTGCGGATGACGGCCTTTCCGTGTTCATATCCAGCAAGGTTGGCAGCGGCAGCAACGATCCCGACGGCGCGATATACCAGTTCGGGCTGATGCATGCGTTTGCCCGTGAATCGGCTTTCAACCATAATCTTGAATTCACAGGTGAGACGACGCTTGACGTGTCGGGCACGGCCAACAATACAGAAGGCCTGGCGTTAAGCGGTGACGGCAATACGCTGTTTGTTCTGGGAAACGTCGGGGTCGCATCGTCGAATATCTCATACGGCATACAGACGTACAACCTTCCTACATCGTTTGAGCTGGCCGGCGCAGTGCAGGGGGAGAGCGTGGAACTGGGGCTGGTTGAGCCGACGGGCTTGGCATTTACCAGCGACGGGATGCGATTATACATTGTAGACAAGGGGACAGGGCTGCTCTGGTGGTACGACCTGTCGCTCCCCTACAGCATACTGGGGATCAGCGCCTCGGGATACCTCGATGTGGGGTCGGTTGATACTGCGATAGAGGATGTCATATTACACAGCAGAGATTCGGCCGTATACCTGCTGGGCTCCGGCAGGGACGCAGTATACGGGTACGGCCTCGGCATAGACGGCCTTGCAAGCTATGCATTGATCACCCCCGACCGGCCGGAGCTTGGGATAGAATCCGCCGTGTACGACAGCGGAACAGGTGCCCTAAGGGTGGTGTTTACGGACGATATAGAGGGAGGGTCGCTGGACCCGGCTGGCCTTCGCATGACAAACGGGACCGAGGATGATGTTCTACTGTCCCGCGCGGACGGGCCTGTTCTAGACGGCCGCACGGCCAGCTTTGAGCTGGGCACAGAGAGGAACTTTACCGAGCCGAGTCTCGGGTTTGACACGCTTGCCGTGCATGGGACGGACGGGGGGGTATTCCCGTCGCAGTTTGCATTCCCGGAGGAGCCGCTGGAGTATGCGGGCGAGTTTGTCCCCCCCGTCGGTGATGGGGTTTCGGGTGTGGCGTTCTCGACAGACGGGTCAAAGATGTTCGCATCGCTGGAGGTTATTCCATCGCATGTCATAGCCCAGTACCCCCTGACGGAACCCTTTAACAGCTCGAATGCCTCTACTGCGTCCAGCCGCCCCGTGGGCGGGTCGGCATCGGGGGCAGAACAGAGCGAGACTGGGGAGCCATCCGGCGTGGCATTCTCGCCCGGCGGTGCAGAGATGTTCGTCTCTAGCCACGAGACAGGGACGGTGGCCCGGTACCATCTGGTATCGGAGTTTGAGATAGACGGGGCGGTCTATCTCTCAAACCTGGATACCACCAGTCAGGATCCAAACCCCACGGGGCTGGCGGTATCGGCGGACGGGGGCACCCTGTTTATCTCCGGGAATGAGACAGACTCGATATACAGCTATGAATTATCCCTGCTTGATGTCGAGGGCGCCAGACACAGGGGCACGCTGGACGTCTCTGGGAATACAACAGATCCCACAGGTGTCTCGCTCTCCGGGGACGGCCTGGAGCTGTTCCTTACGGCGGGCGAGACCGGGGAGATACACCGGTATACGCTGGCCCTGCCGTATTCACTGGACGGGGCAGTGTATGATGGCAGTTTTGACACCTTCGAGGATGAACCACAGGACATAACCTTCTCGCCAGACGGCCTGGACCTGTATGTTGCGGGGCCCGGCGGGATACACCGGTACCTTGCTGATACGGCCGTGCTCAATGTAACCGAGATTCCCATTGTGGAGGCGCCCGAGAAAACCGAACTGTTTCCAGTCGACGCGCCTAACATCAGCGACGCGTCCCCACCAGGGGATGATCTTATAAAAATAGACATGACCGACGTGTTCAGATTCGAGTTTAATGACGACGATCCCCGGGTGGTAATCAGCACGCCCGGAGTGCATAGAATCAACGTCGTGGATGCGTCCTCTGTCAATGAGAACATCGCGCGCACCCTCAACATGGGCACGCCTGTTTCAGGGCCGGATTACGACATCACAGTAGGCGATACTCCCTTTGTTAACGATACGAGGATAGTTGACGATATGGCGCCGAAGCGGATCACCTTCATCGAAACTCCCGCCGTGTCCGATGATGATCCTGTTCTGCGCATCAACGGCACACTGGTCATGATGGAAGTGGACGTGGGCGGCGCCGGCTCCAACACCGTGGTCGCCACGCTGAACAGCATCGAGCGCACCCTGACGGTGGTATTTGACCGTGAAATGGATGTAGAATCTGTGGATCCGCCCCGCATCACTGTGGTTGACACCGACGATCCCTCCAAAAGGGTGACCCTGCAGTCCCTTGTAACCCTGGATGATTCAGAGACCCTGACATTCTCGCTCAGTGACGATGACCTGATCACGCTGGATGGATCCGATAATCTTGAGGTCCGCTTTGATCTGGGGGCGCTGCGCGATACTGCCGGCGGCCCCTTCCCCGAGTTCGGGCTGCCAGAACCTGCCTACGGCCGAGTCTTGCACCTTGGCAGTCAGGACAGCGAGCCCACCGGGCTGGCATTCTCGAACGACGGCATGAGATTGTTCGTATCTGGAAAGCAAGGTGACTCCGTATACCAGTACTCACTGGGTGATCTATTCAACATTACATCGGCCACATTTGACTACAGCAGGGCTGTCTTGACCGCGCCCGAGGATCTCGCCTTCTCCAGGGACGGATCCCTCATGCTGGTGCTCGGAACGGCCGGCGGCGAGAGCCTCGTATACGGATACTCGCTGGAGAGGCCGTTTGACATATCGGAGATCTCACTTGCAGACGAGATGAATGTGACGGGTAATGGCCGCTCCACCGGAATGACCTTCTCGGACGACGGCACGGACATGCTGCTGGTGCGCGGCGGCGGCTTTGGCACCTCATTGCATTATGTGCTGTCCGATCCCTTTAACGTGAGCAGCGCCACTCTAGCCGATCCCGCCGAGCAGTTCCTCGGTGACGGGATAAGCGAGGCACGGGGAATTGCCCTGTCCCGGACGAGATGA
- a CDS encoding hypothetical protein (WD-40 repeat protein) — MSIYVIDLNGTVITSEMSGQFSMDSLAESGRFTARDAGSSGIVFGPGGTALFIVNEEAATIARYQLSLPYTPTDPPSTSHMIPGAAGVTFAMAGSLMYVSGPDGIETYDLGTPFDINSLVPRGPLVTLPEVTGPLDVEIAADGTSIFVVNGSDTIYKYNLTAPYNTVNPAFNGTLDVSGTAGNATGITFSDDGTRLFVVGSRVHTYNLAAPYDISSNVSARSFDLSGQDAAPTDVLFSPEGLRMFVSGSGNSSLHMYGLLEGYNTDTAVYAESFSPRGTAGDPLGIAYASGGLALVIPDGDQAHEYPLGRQVVILAPGLNPTDRPAQSDMVPDLPHTIIPAPEIVPAPAPRPRGGGGGGGGGGGGSLVGGTGLGYDASFEFAAGGTDVLRGSSIRLAPGDDLVIEPVLVPGDFLSVFDMEIVFTGPDGIAAEVYYNRLGAFFAKQCAGDPSESGMVLTCDESSIISGAAVPLLAGGSLESITIPMEGEFAGTVSIMLRDNQGITLATHDRDRFSLTTGQPLEPLAEVPGPAETEAPGPRDEPGRAMDPTEQEREQDRAPDRPADSQDEPEQAEAPADMQDDEPETAEPEEPSLGFFEAIGEFFRSLFGL; from the coding sequence ATGAGCATATACGTGATAGACCTTAACGGCACCGTCATCACGTCCGAGATGAGCGGCCAGTTTAGCATGGACTCACTGGCAGAATCCGGAAGATTCACTGCACGGGATGCGGGCTCATCCGGCATCGTCTTTGGCCCCGGCGGCACCGCCTTGTTCATAGTAAACGAAGAGGCCGCCACCATTGCGCGGTACCAGCTCAGCCTGCCGTACACGCCTACCGACCCGCCGTCTACATCCCACATGATACCCGGGGCCGCGGGCGTCACATTTGCCATGGCAGGCAGCCTGATGTACGTGTCAGGCCCGGACGGGATCGAAACGTATGATCTGGGCACGCCGTTTGATATCAATAGCTTGGTGCCACGCGGCCCACTCGTTACCCTCCCAGAGGTCACAGGCCCGCTGGATGTGGAGATTGCCGCCGACGGCACCTCCATATTCGTCGTCAACGGCAGCGATACGATATACAAGTACAACCTGACTGCCCCGTATAACACGGTTAACCCCGCCTTTAATGGCACCCTTGATGTCTCCGGCACGGCGGGCAACGCCACCGGAATCACATTCTCTGACGACGGCACGAGGCTGTTTGTCGTGGGAAGCAGAGTCCATACGTACAACCTGGCTGCCCCGTACGACATATCCTCGAACGTCAGTGCAAGATCGTTTGATCTGTCGGGCCAGGATGCGGCACCGACTGACGTCTTGTTCTCGCCCGAAGGCCTGAGGATGTTCGTCTCCGGCTCGGGGAACAGCTCGCTCCACATGTACGGCCTTTTAGAAGGGTACAACACGGATACTGCCGTATACGCCGAATCATTCTCCCCCCGGGGAACAGCAGGCGACCCCTTGGGTATTGCGTACGCCTCCGGCGGACTGGCTCTTGTCATACCGGACGGTGATCAGGCCCACGAGTATCCACTGGGCAGGCAGGTGGTCATTCTGGCCCCCGGGCTGAACCCGACGGACAGGCCGGCCCAGTCGGACATGGTGCCCGATCTGCCACACACGATAATCCCGGCCCCAGAGATCGTCCCGGCCCCGGCCCCGCGGCCAAGGGGCGGCGGCGGTGGCGGCGGAGGAGGGGGCGGCGGCTCCCTTGTAGGCGGCACGGGCCTCGGGTATGATGCATCGTTCGAGTTTGCCGCCGGCGGGACAGACGTGCTGCGCGGCTCCTCCATACGCCTCGCCCCCGGGGATGATCTGGTCATAGAACCGGTGCTCGTGCCCGGGGACTTTTTGAGCGTCTTTGACATGGAGATAGTCTTTACCGGCCCCGACGGGATAGCTGCCGAAGTGTACTATAACCGCCTGGGCGCCTTCTTTGCAAAGCAGTGCGCCGGCGATCCGTCAGAATCCGGGATGGTGCTGACCTGCGATGAATCGTCGATAATATCAGGGGCGGCAGTCCCCCTGCTCGCGGGCGGCTCCCTTGAGAGCATAACGATACCCATGGAGGGCGAGTTTGCAGGAACAGTGAGCATAATGCTCCGCGACAACCAGGGGATAACGCTTGCCACGCACGACCGCGACAGGTTCAGCCTGACCACCGGGCAGCCATTAGAGCCCCTGGCTGAGGTTCCTGGCCCTGCAGAGACTGAAGCGCCAGGCCCCCGCGACGAGCCGGGGCGGGCCATGGATCCGACAGAACAGGAGAGGGAGCAGGACAGGGCGCCTGACCGGCCCGCTGATTCGCAGGATGAGCCGGAGCAGGCAGAGGCCCCTGCGGATATGCAGGATGATGAGCCGGAGACAGCCGAGCCAGAAGAGCCCAGCTTGGGCTTCTTTGAAGCGATAGGCGAATTCTTTAGATCGCTGTTTGGCCTCTGA